ATGAAGGAAGCAAACAAAATTATCAAGAGTAAAAAACTGGCCGACCAGTTAGCCAAGTTTGGTCTGACTGTGACGGATGCCCTTGTCACTTTGGGGATTAGTGAGGCCGAGGCTGTGAGCATCCAGCGCCCCGACTTTGCAAACCGCATTGGATACCCCAACTACAAACTCACCAACAATAACGCGGAAATCCGCAGGTTGAAAGCCAAGATGGAGGAGCAGCAAGCCCTGGCCTCTCAAGCTGTCACCCAGACCGCGCCCGCCCACGAATACGACACCCCCGCCGACGGCCCCGTAAGATACGAGGAACACCCCGACGACAACCGCGTAAGACTAACCTTTGAAGGCAAGCCCAGCGACAGCAGCCGCCAGCTTTTGAAGTCTCACGGCTTCCGGTGGAGTCCTAACGCTGGAGCATGGCAACGCTTTTTGACTGGGAACGGCAAATATGCCGCCCAGGAGGTACTTAAAGCACTTGGGGCAACCCCCGCCCAGCCCAGCGCCGACGCTGAAACCGCCGCATAAAAAGACACTGGGGGGGAATCCCCCCATCTCACAAGGAGCGCCCCCCTTATGCTGACCACTCCCCACCTTGCCAAAATCCCCGCCGCTGAACTGCTCAGTGCATACCGCTACCACTGCGCCGCAAAAATGGCTCGCACGATGGAGGGCGAAGGGTTCACGGCTGATGAGCTTAAAAACTACGTCGAGCGGTGCAGGGCGTTTGAGGATGCTTTTTTTCTGGCAGCAAGTGACAGCGCCCACCAGCATTTAGCCGCGTGGGGCGTGGATGCCCGCGCCGAGGCTTTAGCGGTTTGGCGTGAAATGATGCGCGACTAGAACGGCCTAGAATCGCCCGCGCCTGAAGGCTTGCCAATCCTGCCGCGCCGCACCACCCGTCTGATGACCTGGTGGCCCTGACACGCTGTAAACAGCATTCTATGTGTTGACAAATTGCGGAAAAAGGCTTAAACTGTAATTACCTCAGAGAGAGGAAAGGAGCGTAAGCCATGCCCCAGACCGCAGAAACCGCCAAACCCCAAAGCATGACCTGGCCCACGTTCAAAGCCGCTGTTATGGCGTGGCTTGACCAGCACGGCAAGACCCCCCGCAACGAGAACGCCGCCTACAACATTCTGCACGCCGCCCGCGACTTCGGCGGCGACGTGGTGGAGGTCATGCAGATGCAGGCTTACGCCGCCCAGCATATCGGCAAATACGCCGAACTGAGCGCCAAAACCTGTATTCGCGCTTTGCAGCTCCACATCGAGCGCGACTACTACGCTGAGCAGAGCGACCCCGAACGAGCCGCCGACCTGACCCGCCGCCTAGCCTACTGGGGAGCGTGAACCGTGCCTCAGTTTCTACTGACCACCAACAAGGGCATGAACGTCATCGCCCGCGAGGTTATCACCGCGCCCCATATCGCTAAAGCCCGCGCTCAGGTGCTAGCGCGTTACCCGAACGCCCGCCCTAATTACATAGGACGCAGCAGCCCGCAGCGCGAAGCGTTTCACCTCAAGTTTGACGACGAGGCCCAGCAATACGCCCACCTCTGCACCAGTTTTGAACTGCACGGCGAGGACACCGCCCCATTTGAATGGTACGCGCCCCGCGCCAGCTAAACCACCCGCGCCCGCCCACCAGCGGGCGCGGCCCCTGGAACAGCACCAGGGGCCGGACAGCCAAAAGCAAGGAAGCCGCCCAGTCTCTTTGCAGGGAATAGGCGGCTACAGCATTGTTTTGTTCGGCTTGCGCCTCACGTCACCCCCAACCCCCTCAAGGGGGCTTTTGACTTCCCACTGATTCCAGTTTGGCGAGGTGATGGTGCGAGGGGCTTGAGCCTCAGCAAGTGCGGGAGTTTAGCAGCACGGCCAGCAGCATAGCGGTCACTCCGATGCAGAGGGTTTCATAAAGCGATTTGCAGAGCGAGGGCGTAGGCGTTTTTGCTGTGCCAGGCAACCCCCCCCGACTTTTCCAGTGGCTTATTCAGGAGGGGGAGTCTCCCCCTGAGTCTGAGCTAACCCCGTCTTGGGGACAGAACGCCTGCGCCGCGCCGCTATGCAGGCTGTCCCCAAGACAACGCTCAGCCTACCCCCTCTTGCTGACCATCGGGCCGTCGAGTCTCTGGGAGCGCGTCAATATATATGTTGAAGCACCCAGACCGCACTTCTCAGTTGCCCAGCCTCTACCAGCAACGTATGAAGCTGCATCCTTCTTTTCCCAGGTGGCAGCCCAGACCTTACCTAAGCTATTAACTAGAAATGCACCAAGATCAATGACTTGCTGGCGCATGATGCACACCATGAAGCCTTTGCGCCGCCCAGCCGTAACCCCCGTACTGTTGTCCCTACAGACGGGAACTCCTGACTACATTGTGCGGCAGGACGAAGCACGGGAACTGGCAACCCGCATTTATCCCCGACTGGCACAACGTCAATCCATGATTGACGTATTCACCAATGCCTTGATTGACACCAGGTATGTCACCATGCCGCCAGAGTGGTACTTGACGCCCCATTCATGGGCCGAGAAGAACGCAATCACTTGCCGCGAGCAACTGCGCCTCTCTGTGGATGTGGCCGCCCGCGCTATTGACGAGGCGGGAATAATTAGACAGGACATTAGCGCCCTGGTCTTTGTGTCGAGTTCCGCTGTGAGCGCCCCCGGCCTTGAGTCCTACCTGATTGAAGCCTTGCAGCTCTCTCCGCATACCGTGCGCGTGCCAATGTTCGGTCTAGGCTGCGCGGGCGGTGTCGCAGGCATGTCAAGAGCCGCAGAACTGGTGCGTTCGGGTCATCAGCACGTCCTGCTGGTGGCAGTCGAGTTGTGCAGCATGACTTTTGTTGCCCAGGACGAAAGCCCCAGCAACTTTGTTGCTACAGCCCTGTTTGGTGACGGGGCTGCCGCCGCTGTGATAAGCGGGGATTGGCCCGGCGAAGCGCCCCATCAGCAGGCCAAAGCCCGCCTTTTCGGGTCACTGGGAACCCTGATACCCGATACGTCCGATGTTATGGGCTGGGATGTGCTGGACGAGGGATTAAAGGTCAGATTCGCCCGCAGCATCCCTGACCTAGTAACACAGATGATGGAAAGCAATGTTGCCCAGGCTCTTGCGCTGGACGGTTGGACATTTGAGGAATTGCAGCGGTTTATCGTCCATCCAGGCGGCGCACGGGTGCTACGTGCCTACGCCGAAGCCCTGAACCTGCCCCCGGAGGCGTTGCAGCCTTCTTACGACGTACTCCGCAGATACGGCAATATGTCGAGTCCTACTGTGCTGTTTGTGCTGGCCGAACATCTCTCCCAAGCTCCACAGGGCAGGGCTATCATGAGCGCAATGGGGCCGGGGTTCTGTGCCGAACACATACTTATGGATTTCCTACCATCGAGGTAAAACTAAATGTATCAACTAAAAGTGATTGTCATATCAGGTGATGAAATCGAAAGTGTTGAAATTAAAGCTAGAGAGATGGGTCTTACAATTCAGAGTGTTGGTAATAACACCGAGAAATACCTGACAGGCGTAATCCCAGAAGGCGATAACTTAACTAAGCGTTTCATCAGATGGCTCAATGAATATCCATTAGTCGAGTGGGCCATTATTGAAATGGCCCACGACCAGCGCCCCAAAATCATCAACGATTCATCGGCAATTCTCCAGCAGTAATGAATTAGCAATGACCTATAGTGATTCACTAGAATATTATCTAGAGTCAAGAGGTTTCCGTTACTCTGAACTGAAAGATGAATTGCTGGCCTATGAACAGGCGCGACCACTTACACAGCGAGAAAACGCCTTACTGGGAATGATTTATTTCAGGACTTCCTATTTCAGAGAGGCCCAGCACTACCTTTCAACTGCGGTGATATTGGAAGGCCCAGATAAGACGGAAGCCGCTATCGAGCTTGCCGGAGCCTTTCTGGGTGAAGTTCGCTTGAGCGCCGCTGAGCAGGTGATTGACGAATTACCGTCAAACCTCACGAGCTGGGAAAAAAACATGCTGCTCAGACGCCGGGGCTTGGTGGCAACCCTGCAAGGAGATACTGCCCAGGCCATAGGTCTGCTTGAACAGGCATGGCGCGGCTTCGTGGCTGACAACACCCCACGAGGGAAAGGAATCTCCGGTCATATTCTTGGTGGCCTGCTGACTTTACGCGGTGAGTACGCCAAAGCGCAGCGGTATTTCTCCCAGACAATTGAATATGCCCGCATCTCAGGCCAGCCCCTCTTGCTGATTGACGCACTGGCCAAGCAGTTCATCTCCTACATCTACGCCGACGACCTTTCAGCAGCTCAAGGTGTCCTCGATGAAATGAAGGCTACGACTGGTGCGCTCCCAACATATTTCCATACCACGATTGTCATGTGCGAAGTGGTCTTTGCCCGTGCGAAGAATCGGCAAATTGGCTACCGTGCTAAGTTGCTCCAACTTGGCACGCTCTACAAAGAGATGCCTCACCCAGAGATCATGCTCTGGCTTGCGCCTATCGTACTGGATTCCGTCAGTCTCGCC
This portion of the Deinococcus fonticola genome encodes:
- a CDS encoding type III polyketide synthase, which produces MKPLRRPAVTPVLLSLQTGTPDYIVRQDEARELATRIYPRLAQRQSMIDVFTNALIDTRYVTMPPEWYLTPHSWAEKNAITCREQLRLSVDVAARAIDEAGIIRQDISALVFVSSSAVSAPGLESYLIEALQLSPHTVRVPMFGLGCAGGVAGMSRAAELVRSGHQHVLLVAVELCSMTFVAQDESPSNFVATALFGDGAAAAVISGDWPGEAPHQQAKARLFGSLGTLIPDTSDVMGWDVLDEGLKVRFARSIPDLVTQMMESNVAQALALDGWTFEELQRFIVHPGGARVLRAYAEALNLPPEALQPSYDVLRRYGNMSSPTVLFVLAEHLSQAPQGRAIMSAMGPGFCAEHILMDFLPSR